One window of Helicobacter winghamensis ATCC BAA-430 genomic DNA carries:
- a CDS encoding 3'-5' exonuclease — translation MPKRYDKILAILNKRHLSKNELLTLLSPVAGLFGDVESELEIFKNSGIPIEIAHKNIYFRPKITPIAQETFCIVDIETNGHNPCVHTPIEIGTLKVRNGKVVDCFESFVFNAEIPEYITKITGINAQMLENAPKLASVLEKFKLFLGDSIFVAHNVDFDYNFLSQSLEKCGFGYLYNPRLCTIKLAQRVLQAPRYSLGFLNEFLGINHQNLHRALQDSKTALEIFKICLKKIPKNLYTSKDLLEFVKNTPKVKYATANTESKKNATP, via the coding sequence ATGCCAAAACGCTATGATAAAATCCTTGCAATTCTTAATAAACGCCATTTAAGCAAAAATGAACTTTTAACTTTGCTATCGCCTGTGGCTGGGCTATTTGGTGATGTGGAGAGTGAGCTAGAGATTTTTAAAAATAGCGGAATCCCTATTGAAATTGCGCATAAAAATATCTATTTTCGCCCAAAAATTACGCCCATTGCGCAAGAAACATTTTGTATTGTGGATATCGAAACAAATGGGCATAATCCTTGTGTGCATACACCTATTGAAATTGGCACATTAAAAGTGCGTAATGGAAAAGTTGTTGATTGCTTTGAATCCTTTGTGTTTAATGCTGAGATTCCAGAATATATCACAAAAATCACAGGAATCAACGCACAAATGCTAGAAAACGCCCCAAAGCTTGCAAGTGTGCTAGAGAAATTTAAACTCTTTTTAGGTGATAGTATTTTTGTGGCGCATAATGTGGATTTTGACTATAACTTTCTTAGCCAATCGCTAGAAAAATGTGGGTTTGGGTATTTGTATAATCCACGCCTTTGCACCATTAAACTTGCACAAAGAGTATTGCAAGCACCGCGTTATTCTTTAGGTTTTTTAAATGAGTTTTTAGGGATTAATCATCAAAATTTACATCGCGCTTTGCAAGATTCCAAAACGGCTTTAGAGATTTTTAAGATTTGTTTAAAAAAGATTCCAAAAAATCTTTACACAAGCAAGGATTTGCTAGAATTTGTCAAAAATACACCAAAGGTCAAGTATGCAACAGCAAATACGGAATCTAAAAAAAACGCCACGCCCTAG
- the kcuS gene encoding KCU-star family selenoprotein, which yields MRDKIFSSLYKLYQRSDRFFHLLVGMPSYDKYLEHFKKNHPDKIPKSQKEFFKEAMEAKYGAGRNKC from the coding sequence CTGAGAGATAAGATTTTCTCTAGTCTATACAAGCTTTATCAGCGTTCCGATCGTTTTTTTCATTTGCTTGTTGGAATGCCAAGTTATGATAAATACTTAGAGCATTTTAAGAAAAATCATCCAGATAAGATTCCAAAATCTCAAAAGGAATTTTTTAAAGAAGCAATGGAAGCTAAATATGGTGCAGGGCGCAATAAATGCTGA
- a CDS encoding carbon starvation CstA family protein, whose translation MNKILSMVIWAIVAFIGAWGFGVLALHKGEQISAVWIVVAAVCIYAIGYRFYSKYIAQKVLGLDDNRATPALTQNDGRDFVPTNKVVLFGHHFAAIAGAGPLVGPILAAQMGYLPSMIWIVVGVVLAGAVHDFTVLFVSMRRNGKSLGEIIKLELGKGVGSIAMVGILGIMMLIIAILALVVVNALAESPWGLFTIAMTIPIAIYMGIHMRFLRPGKIGEASIIGFVLLILSLYYGQVVAENPALAEIFTLSPVTLTYIMIGYGFIAAILPVWFLLAPRDYLSTFLKIGVIVLMAAGILFVAPDIQFPATTKFVDGSGPVFSGQLFPFLFITIACGAISGFHALISSGTTPKMLEKESHARMVGYGSMVMESAVAVMALIAACILTPGLYFSINVAPAGLGTAGITDVTQAAAIAAQTINNFGFVITPEEILGMANNIGENSILSRTGGAPTFAIGLAMIISEIPLFNQGSMAFWYHFAILFEALFILTAVDAGTRAGRFMVQDVLGNVYKPIGNIHSMFWGVIATLICVIGWGYILYQGVTDPQGGVKSLWTLFGVSNQMLAGMALLLVVAVLFKMGKSKQAWVVILPAAWVLISTLYAGILKLLPANGEKIHDAVSHIALWQINSAKAVEAVDPVLAEKFATIATNNLINASLCAFFMFVTCLILIQTIRICIQCTKGENTIPLAESPYLKASDYEGQVATHG comes from the coding sequence ATGAATAAAATTTTAAGTATGGTGATATGGGCAATTGTTGCCTTTATTGGTGCGTGGGGCTTTGGTGTGCTTGCCCTACATAAAGGGGAGCAAATTTCTGCTGTTTGGATTGTTGTTGCAGCAGTTTGTATTTATGCAATTGGTTATCGTTTCTATTCAAAGTATATAGCACAAAAAGTGCTAGGATTAGATGATAATCGCGCAACTCCTGCTTTAACGCAAAATGATGGGCGTGATTTTGTGCCAACAAATAAAGTTGTGCTATTTGGACATCATTTTGCAGCTATTGCTGGTGCTGGTCCGCTTGTTGGTCCTATTCTTGCAGCGCAAATGGGTTATTTGCCAAGTATGATTTGGATTGTTGTTGGAGTGGTTTTAGCTGGAGCGGTGCATGATTTCACTGTTTTATTTGTATCTATGCGTAGAAATGGAAAATCTTTAGGGGAAATTATTAAGCTAGAGCTTGGCAAAGGCGTAGGAAGCATTGCAATGGTTGGAATCTTAGGCATTATGATGCTTATTATTGCAATTTTGGCTTTGGTTGTTGTTAATGCTTTGGCAGAATCGCCTTGGGGATTATTTACAATTGCTATGACGATTCCTATTGCAATTTATATGGGAATTCATATGCGCTTTTTGCGTCCGGGCAAGATTGGTGAAGCAAGTATCATTGGTTTTGTTTTGTTAATACTTTCTCTTTATTATGGGCAAGTAGTGGCAGAAAATCCAGCACTTGCAGAAATTTTTACTCTAAGCCCTGTAACACTTACTTACATTATGATTGGATATGGCTTTATTGCAGCAATATTGCCGGTTTGGTTCTTGCTTGCGCCTCGTGATTATTTAAGCACATTTTTAAAGATTGGTGTGATTGTATTAATGGCAGCTGGAATCTTATTTGTAGCACCTGATATTCAATTCCCAGCTACAACAAAATTTGTAGATGGAAGCGGTCCTGTATTTAGTGGGCAACTTTTTCCATTTTTATTTATTACCATTGCTTGTGGGGCGATTAGTGGATTTCACGCGTTAATTTCTAGTGGAACTACACCAAAAATGTTAGAAAAAGAATCGCACGCTAGAATGGTAGGATATGGTTCAATGGTGATGGAATCTGCAGTTGCAGTTATGGCATTAATTGCAGCTTGTATTTTAACTCCGGGATTGTATTTTTCTATCAATGTTGCACCTGCTGGGCTTGGCACAGCAGGAATCACTGATGTTACACAAGCAGCAGCGATAGCGGCACAAACGATTAATAATTTTGGCTTTGTAATTACTCCAGAAGAGATTTTAGGAATGGCAAATAATATTGGTGAAAATAGCATTTTAAGCCGAACAGGTGGTGCGCCTACCTTTGCCATTGGTTTAGCAATGATTATTTCTGAGATTCCGCTCTTTAATCAAGGTTCTATGGCGTTTTGGTATCATTTCGCGATTTTGTTTGAAGCATTGTTTATTTTAACTGCAGTTGATGCTGGAACTAGAGCAGGGCGTTTTATGGTGCAAGATGTGCTAGGAAATGTGTATAAACCTATTGGCAATATCCATTCAATGTTTTGGGGAGTGATTGCGACTTTGATTTGTGTTATAGGCTGGGGATACATTCTTTATCAAGGGGTAACAGATCCACAAGGTGGTGTGAAATCACTTTGGACGCTCTTTGGTGTATCCAATCAAATGCTTGCGGGAATGGCATTATTGCTTGTAGTTGCAGTGCTTTTTAAAATGGGCAAAAGCAAGCAAGCGTGGGTTGTGATTTTGCCTGCTGCTTGGGTTTTAATCTCAACGCTTTATGCAGGAATTTTAAAGTTGCTTCCTGCAAATGGCGAGAAAATTCACGATGCGGTAAGCCATATTGCGCTTTGGCAAATTAATAGCGCTAAAGCAGTAGAAGCGGTAGATCCAGTCTTGGCGGAAAAATTTGCAACCATTGCTACAAATAATTTAATTAACGCAAGTTTGTGTGCGTTTTTTATGTTTGTGACTTGCTTGATTTTAATCCAAACCATTAGAATTTGCATTCAATGCACAAAGGGTGAAAATACGATTCCACTTGCAGAATCCCCTTATTTAAAGGCTAGCGATTATGAAGGACAGGTTGCAACACACGGATAA
- the hemE gene encoding uroporphyrinogen decarboxylase, protein MVFIDACFKKHTPYTPVWFMRQAGRYLSEYKEVRKQAGDFLSLCKNPKLASEVTLQPVEILNVDAAILFSDILVIPLEMGMDLGFFAGEGPKFANPISSTQDLIKLSDNAYEKLSYVYETISLTRQKLAKDKALIGFCGAPWTLATYMIEGEGSKTYVKSKKMLYQNPKFLHEILQKITYNLKYYLEYQIKAGVNAVMVFDSWASALEQDAYLEFGWKYCKEIADFIKDKYPHIPVILFPKGISGFLDRIDGNFDVFGVDWSTPLSSAKEKLGSKYVLQGNLEPCRIYAKDSMLKGAKEILDLMQGSAHIFNLGHGMLPDLPRENAIALVEFIHNYKRF, encoded by the coding sequence ATGGTTTTTATTGATGCTTGCTTTAAAAAACACACACCTTATACGCCTGTTTGGTTTATGCGTCAAGCTGGGAGGTATTTGAGTGAATACAAAGAAGTGCGCAAACAAGCAGGGGATTTTCTCTCCCTTTGTAAGAATCCAAAACTTGCTTCAGAAGTTACTTTACAGCCTGTGGAGATTTTAAATGTTGATGCAGCGATTTTATTTAGTGATATTTTGGTAATTCCTCTTGAAATGGGAATGGATTTAGGATTTTTTGCAGGGGAAGGTCCGAAGTTTGCAAACCCTATTAGTAGCACACAAGACTTAATAAAGCTTAGTGATAATGCTTATGAAAAGCTTAGTTATGTCTATGAAACTATCTCTTTAACGCGTCAAAAATTGGCTAAGGATAAGGCATTAATTGGATTTTGTGGCGCGCCTTGGACACTTGCTACTTATATGATTGAAGGAGAAGGCAGTAAAACTTATGTAAAGTCAAAAAAAATGCTTTATCAAAATCCTAAATTCTTACACGAAATTTTACAGAAAATTACATATAATTTAAAGTATTATTTGGAATATCAAATTAAAGCAGGCGTTAATGCTGTGATGGTTTTTGATTCTTGGGCTAGCGCATTAGAGCAAGATGCTTATTTGGAATTTGGCTGGAAGTATTGCAAAGAAATTGCAGATTTTATTAAGGATAAATATCCACATATTCCCGTGATTTTATTTCCTAAGGGAATCTCTGGATTTTTAGATAGAATTGATGGGAATTTTGATGTTTTTGGTGTAGATTGGAGCACGCCTTTAAGCTCGGCAAAAGAAAAACTAGGTAGCAAGTATGTCTTGCAGGGGAATTTAGAACCTTGTAGAATTTATGCAAAAGATTCTATGTTAAAGGGCGCAAAAGAGATTTTAGATCTTATGCAAGGAAGTGCGCATATTTTTAACTTGGGGCACGGAATGTTACCAGATTTACCGCGTGAGAATGCTATTGCTCTTGTGGAGTTTATCCACAATTACAAGCGTTTCTAA